GGTGGGATGAAATCCTGCATGCCATCCCCCAGATGAAGGAAGACCCCTGCGCCATCGAGATCAAGTACGGCCAGGGCGCCAAGCCCGGCGACGGCGGCCTTCTCATGTGGCACAAGGTCAACAAGCTCATCGCCTCCATTCGCGGGGTGCCGCCGGGCGTGTCCCTGCCCAGCCCCCCCACCCACCAGACCCAGTATTCCATCGAGGAATCCGTGGCCAAGATGATCCAGTCCATGAGCATGGCCTGGGGATTCCGCGTGCCCGTCTACCCCAAGATATCCGCCACCACCACCTCGCGCGCCGTGCTGAACAACCTGGTGCGCAACCCCTACGCGGCGGGCCTTGCCATCGACGGCGAGGACGGCGGCACCGGGGCGGCCTACAACGTGTCCATGAACCACATGGGCCACCCCATCGCCTCGAACATCCGCGACTGCTACCACGACCTGGTGCAGCAGGGTTGCCAGAACGAGATTCCGCTCATCGCGGGCGGGGGCATCGGCAAGAACGGCAACCTCGCGCACAACGCCGCCGCCCTGATCATGCTGGGCGCCAGCATGGTGCAGGTGGGCAAGTACGTGATGCAGGCCGGGGCCGGGTGCGTGGGGTCGGAAATCGACCGTTGCAACATCTGCAACCTGGGCCGCTGCCCCAAGGGCATCACCTCGCAGGATCCCCGCGTGTACCGCAGGCTGGACCCGGAAAAGGTGGCCGAACGGGTGGTGGACTTCTACCTGGCCTTCGACACCGAGCTGCGCAAGATATTCGCGCCGCTGGGCCGGTCCACCTCGCTGCCCGTGGGCATGTCCGACGCGCTGGGCATTGCGAACAAGGATGCGGCGGAGCGGCTCGGCATCCAGTACGTCGTCTAGCGAGCTGCGTCCTTTCGTTCTCCGGCGGTGTCAGGCTTCATCTTTCATTTCGGTCACGTACCAAAGAGTACGCTCCCTGCATGAAAGACTCGCCTTCCTGGCCGGAGAAACGAAATCACCGCAGCTCGCGTGGAGGAGGAAACTCCTCCAGATGCCGGAGAGGTGCAGCGCGTGCTGAAGGACATCGCCGCAAGACGAAATCCCGTCGGATGCACGGGCCAGATGAAGTGAATATCCGCGCGGCGGGACGGAAAACATGTCCGTCCCCGGCGCGGCGAATGAAGATAACGCCGGAAAGGCAACCATACAGCAGCGGAGTGACGCCATGTCCCCCAGCGAAGTGGTCCGCGTAAGCGGCATGGAAGACGGAAAGCGCATCGAATCGCGCATTCTCGAAGAGCGCCTGCAAGGCGTCGTGCGCGACGGCGCGCGTAACGTGGAAGTGGATGCCTGCGGTCAGCACGGCATCGGCGGGCGCTTGTGGATATCGGAACAGGAGCCCCTGCACGTCACCGTGCGCGGCTCGTCGGGCCAGCGGCTGGGTTCGCTGGGCAGCACCGGCACCACGGTGGAAGTGTTCGGCCCCGCGTCCGACGACGTAGGCTGGCTGAACGCGGGCGCCAACATCGTCGTGCACGGCAACGCCGGCAACGGCGCGTGCAACGGCATGGCCCAGGGGCGCGTGTACATCGGCGGCAACATCGGTTCGCGCGGCATGACCATGACCAAGCAGAACCCGCGCTTTTC
This genomic window from Nitratidesulfovibrio sp. SRB-5 contains:
- a CDS encoding glutamate synthase-related protein codes for the protein MQPTAGITPSTLSVKDLPWQVEWNKDTCTLCGRCTSVCPVSAIELAVHRKRVVETTTGLLQKPKNIYSVFHGIRQRTDAAYACIGCAMCTMVCPNNAIRPMRLDEGTALRFHNNRGGHARTRGGRRNAPDSLLDQIKFIRISMLTDPALDAGRHEFELRTLLGRVLPPEQGLKAFQENGWVPAVREIYPLVIGSMSFGALSPNMWEGLQMGVAYLNEEMGMPVRMCTGEGGCPPRLLRSRFLKYVILQIASGYFGWDEILHAIPQMKEDPCAIEIKYGQGAKPGDGGLLMWHKVNKLIASIRGVPPGVSLPSPPTHQTQYSIEESVAKMIQSMSMAWGFRVPVYPKISATTTSRAVLNNLVRNPYAAGLAIDGEDGGTGAAYNVSMNHMGHPIASNIRDCYHDLVQQGCQNEIPLIAGGGIGKNGNLAHNAAALIMLGASMVQVGKYVMQAGAGCVGSEIDRCNICNLGRCPKGITSQDPRVYRRLDPEKVAERVVDFYLAFDTELRKIFAPLGRSTSLPVGMSDALGIANKDAAERLGIQYVV